In one Nicotiana sylvestris chromosome 8, ASM39365v2, whole genome shotgun sequence genomic region, the following are encoded:
- the LOC104220894 gene encoding uncharacterized protein, which yields MYPDIPHFACIWHLWNNVYKKFKKSHAKLSEIYFSMAKAYTQAEFDSLMEKVEKVVPSTEYLHTVNDGGRNYTVCLLERKCVCGTFQVDELPCPHAWAVLKSKFIMPEEYCSNYYKPNIVVMTYGVSVYPLSDRNDWNIPAHIAEEVVLPPKWKRPPGKPKKKRDKSLSELLQPKNQHSCSICGQGGHNKRTCRNAPRNK from the exons ATGTATCCAGATATACCGCATTTTGCTTGTATATGGCATTTATGGAACAACGTATATAAGAAATTCAAAAAGAGCCATGCCAAGTTGAGCGAGATATACTTCTCGATGGCAAAAGCATACACACAAGCTGAATTTGATAGTCTGATGGAGAAGGTGGAGAAG gtGGTACCATCAACTGAATACTTACATACGGTTAACGATGGAGGAAGGAATTACACAGTCTGCCTGTTAGAGAGAAAATGTGTTTGTGGGACGTTCCAAGTTGATGAATTGCCATGCCCACATGCTTGGGCTGTATTGAAGAGCAAGTTTATAATGCCAGAAGAATATTGCTCTAACTATTACAAACCAAATATTGTTGTAATGACATACGGTGTGTCTGTGTACCCGCTATCGGACAGAAATGACTGGAATATACCAGCACATATTGCAGAGGAGGTTGTACTACCACCCAAATGGAAAAGACCTCCTGGAAAGCCAAAGAAGAAGCGCGATAAATCTTTAAGTGAATTACTGCAGCCGAAAAATCAACATTCATGTAGCATATGTGGGCAGGGAGGACATAACAAGCGAACGTGTAGAAATGCTCCACGTAATAAATAG